The Agrobacterium vitis genome has a segment encoding these proteins:
- a CDS encoding ABC transporter ATP-binding protein has protein sequence MTSGTQIMNNDPILTVEHLSMKFGGLMAINDFSFEARRGEITALIGPNGAGKTTVFNCITGFYKPTMGMVTLRQKAGKEFLLERLTDFEITKKAKVARTFQNIRLFSGLTVLENLLVAQHNALMKASGYTVLGLLGLPAYKKAAALSIDKARFWLERADLIERADDPAGDLPYGAQRRLEIARAMCTEPELLCLDEPAAGLNPRESLALNTLLNGIRDETGTSIMLIEHDMSVVMEISDHVVVLEYGQKISDGTPDHVKNDPRVIAAYLGVEDEELDDAISDVEAVAGGKL, from the coding sequence ATGACCTCCGGGACGCAAATCATGAACAATGACCCAATTCTGACGGTCGAGCACCTGTCGATGAAATTCGGCGGCTTGATGGCCATCAACGACTTCTCTTTTGAAGCCCGGCGCGGTGAAATTACCGCGCTGATCGGCCCGAACGGAGCGGGCAAGACCACGGTGTTCAACTGCATTACCGGCTTCTACAAGCCGACAATGGGCATGGTCACCCTGCGCCAGAAGGCCGGCAAGGAATTCCTTTTGGAACGCCTGACGGATTTCGAGATCACCAAAAAGGCCAAGGTGGCCCGAACCTTCCAGAATATCCGGTTGTTTTCCGGCCTGACCGTGCTGGAAAACCTGCTGGTTGCCCAGCACAATGCGCTGATGAAGGCCTCCGGCTATACGGTGCTCGGTCTGCTTGGCTTGCCCGCCTACAAGAAGGCGGCGGCATTGTCGATCGACAAGGCGAGGTTCTGGTTGGAGCGCGCCGATTTGATCGAGCGGGCCGACGACCCGGCTGGCGATCTGCCTTATGGTGCGCAGCGGCGCCTCGAAATCGCCCGCGCAATGTGTACGGAACCGGAATTGCTTTGCCTGGATGAGCCAGCAGCCGGCCTCAATCCACGGGAATCCCTGGCGCTCAACACTTTGCTCAATGGTATCAGGGACGAAACCGGCACATCGATCATGCTGATCGAGCACGATATGTCGGTGGTCATGGAAATTTCCGACCATGTCGTGGTGCTGGAATATGGCCAGAAGATTTCCGATGGCACGCCTGACCACGTGAAAAACGATCCGAGGGTCATTGCGGCCTATCTCGGTGTCGAGGATGAAGAACTGGACGACGCGATTTCCGATGTGGAAG